tcccacccccagccagaTCCCCTGGAGGAgaacagggaacccgatgcagggaaGGGGCTGCCGGAAACCCTGGGAAGGAAGGACCTCACTTGGCCTGGCCCAGCCAGGGAGCAAGGCAGGTGGGACGCCAGGCTCTGGGAACCAGGCTGAGAACCTCTCCCTGTGGGGTCTGGTGCCTGCTGGGACGGAAAATGCTCCAGGGGAGCTCCCCAGCCTGGCTGGGATGATGGCTTTTCCATGCCCCTGCAGACCTGGACCAAGCGCCTGGCGGCTGTGCTGGGGCCACGGAGGGGCCGCTGGCCCCGCACACGGTGGGGAGCTACCGCTGGCGGCAGTCGGAGAGAGGCCCCGTGTGGCCGGAGGATTCGTGGGGCGGCAAGCAGGGCCCAGCTTTCCCGCAGCATCACCTCCCAGGTCAGCGGAGGGAGCTGCCCGGGAGTCCTTCCCAGGGGCTCCGAGGCTGGTGCCGCGCCCTGCACAGCCTAGGGAATGCAGGCTCTTGTGGCTTCGGGACCTGTGGCACAGCAGGCAACGGTGGAGGCTGGGGCCAGGCACATGgtcaggcagacagacagacagactgccAGTGGAATCCAGTTCTACCGTTTCCTtactgagtgaccttgggcaagagtTTTGGGCAaagtctgggcctcagtttacctaTTCGCCAAGTGGTAACAACACGGCTTTCTTCTTTTGGTCTTTTGGGGTGGGGGCGTGGTCATTTAAATCCCCCGCCCCGTTTCCAGGAGAGGGTAGCATCCACCCTCTTCCTCAAACAATCCAGAGCATGCTGAGGAGGAGCTCAGGGTCTCTTCagtgagtgggaggagaaggaaggacacGTGTGAGAGGACCTGGAAACTCAGGCCCCTCAGCTGACCTGGGTCACCTGCTGCCTGGCTCCTGGCCAGCCATTTGACCCTCCTGCTTTCCAGAGGTTTCCCAGCAGAGTCGGGGAGGGGTGGATGGCTTTCCTGAACACGGAGGGGAGAGAGGTCTGGCGAGCCAGCACCGGCCCACCTGCCAGCTCCCTGGGACCAGCCCCCTGCAGCCGAtgggccggctccctgctgacTCCCTGCGGCCTGCAACTGGCACTGGCAGGTCGGAGCTCCCCCCGAAGGCTGACAGAGCCCGGGGCCCACCGCACGTCCAGTCCCCCCGCCCCGGGGGACCAGGGCCAGGGCAGGAAGGAGCCGACGCAGACGACGTGGGGCTCAgggcctgcctcctccccactccagccaCGAGCCCCTCACACGGTCGCCCCCTCACACGCACACCCCTGCATAAGCTTCGGCAGAcccgtggggggcgggggcacatgtctcctctctctgcttggcacCCGAGTGAAGATTCCATGCTGTCGGGGGGCCGGGGGGGCGCGGGAGGGTAGCAAGGAGCAGCTGGGACTGTAGCCTGTTGTTTGAAGCTGGTCCCTGAGGGTTTTGGTGGACAGAAGAAGGTGGGGGGGGTACCCTGTGCTGCCTGTCTCCGTCGCACCCCTTTGCAGCCACATAGTCTTGGAGCTTTGGCAGGGCTAGGTAGATGGTGGTGTGCACACCAGAGTTCAGGTCGGGTTGTTCAGTGGGGCCAGACGCCCTGGGCTGAGGCCTCGGGACAGTGTCCGGCGTCTGCGACTTGGCAGCGGCGGCCCACACATCTGCAAGCAAGCTCCCAGCGTGCGCCAGACCTTAAGCCCTGCTCCCGCCGCCCTTGGCCTGGCTTGAATGCCTGGCACGGCCCCTCCATGTTCTCAGAGGCTGCCAATGCGTCGTGTTTGGCGCTGACCGGGAGCAGTCCCGCTCGGAGGACTGCGCCGGCTTTCAGAGGGCTAGACAAGGAAGGCCCTATGGGTCTGGCGGCGCGGGCTCCGGGAAGCCCAGCCTTTTCCTGTGCTCACACCTGTGGGCACTGGGCCGGGGGCCTCATGGCCATGACCACTTCTTTCCTCTGCTCAGAGAGGGAGGGGTCAAGCAAGCTCCAAGTACGCTTTAATGGCGCTCGAGGCCCGCTGTGAAGTCCTCCGGGACACCCCCTCAGGTTCACTGTCCAGCaagccccctcctccctgggcGACTCTCCCCGCTGCATCTGCTGCAGCTCCCGGAGTGGAAATGAGGCTCTGCTGGGAAGCCTGCCCATCCCCGACCCCGCCAGCCTGTCCATGGCCTGGGCCCAGCCGGGAGAGAGCGGCGGGAGAGCCAGCCCCACCTTGTCCTCAGCCTCTGTCATCGGGCCCCTGGTGGAGGACCTCCAAGCCCTCAGCTTTAGGCCCTCCCACCACAAGCCAGCCCGTGCGGGAGCCCGGGGCCGCCGCTCCGCGTCTCCATGGCCCCCAGACACAGTGACCTCAGGCACAGCTGGTCGGAGCTGATTCATCTCCTCTACAGCCGCCATCCCCCTGGGACAGGTCCCGGGAGCCCATGTGGAGCCAGGGTGGCCAGCGTCCCTGGATGGCCTCCCCAGTGCCGTCCATCCTCTAGTCTGGCGGAAGGGCCAGATATGGGGGCTGAGATTCCCTGCAGAGAGACCCCCCCCCGagccctccccagccctgacAGGCCGGAAGAGGCCTGCTTTTGTCCACCTCTCCCCACAGCCTCCCGCACCCATCCAGGTGAACTGTGGCTCCCAAGGCCTTCCGAGTCTCCCACTGGGCGGTCCAGCCCTGACTCATCCCGCCTGTGAGGTAGCGGCTTTGGCAGGGGTGCCAGGCAAGAAGGGAGcagtctcctccctctcccccattccATCTTGCTCTCCTGCCTCCGTCCTCCCCTTCCTGTTCTCCCCCAccactcttcctcctcccagctcTGGGCGTCCAGTGGCTCCCAGGCGAGGGCCCCAAGCAGCGGCCCAGGCCTACCCTGTCCTGCCCTGGAGGTCGCAGAatcaggggaagaaggagggacgCACTGCCCAGGTAGGCAGGCACAGGGCCTTCTCCCTACTCAGTCCCATGATCTTCTGGGGGCTCCCCTGGGTCCTGCCTGGCCAGTCTGGGGCTGGCAGAATCTGGGGTATGATCGTGGGGTGTTGGGGCTTGAAGGAGCTAGGCCGACTGGGTGCTCCCCCCGGACATGGGGGTCCTTACTTTGCTGTGTGACCCGGGACAGGCACGCAGCTTCTCTGAGCTTGTCACCGCAGGCCACACTCAGGATGGCTGTTGGGAGCTGCTAGAGGCGCTCTGGGGCTGGCTGTCCAGCTGAGTCCACCGAACCACGTCCTGGGTCCGTGACCTCCACCAGTCAACCACACCGCAGCCCTGGGTGCCAGAAAGGCTGTTCCGTGCTCTCCTGCTCTGTCCTCGGGAACGGTGGGAGCCAGGGCAAGCTCCATGACCCACCGAGGGGGTGATTGAGTGTGGAAGGGGGTGGCAAGACTGATCTGGATGGGAACCCGGAGAGTAGAGCAGttgtgcccagacccagaagtgGTGCTAGACCCCTGGCCTGCTGTTCGGGAAGGTTCTGGGGCAGGGGGGCTGGCAGCCTGCATCAGCCAGCGCAGCCCCACACCAGGTGGGCTGGCTCAGGAAAGCAGCAAGAAGGTGTCCTCTACTCCCCGGGGACCCCTTTGACGTTTCCACCCAGCGGGGAGGCTCAGGAGTCACCCAGCCCCACTGAAGCCCCTCACAGCCCCTCCCCTATCCAAAATGGGCCCCAAGTGAGGAGGGTCTCCCTGGGGTGGGGTCCAGTGTGGGTCTGCAGGGAGCCCCTGGAACCTGGCCAGTCTCACCGCCCACAGATGCCCCCAGAGCAACCCCAGACACCAGAGtctgggagggaagcagggcagGCCCACTTGTGCCTGTGTAAGAAACAGGGAGATTAGGCTGCTGGGACTGTCCCGGGAGGTCTGGGTAGGTGAGGCCGGTGGGACCTTCCCACAGGGGGGCCGCTGtgtgggagaagaaaggaggcgGGTAAAGACGGGCACCAGGGGCAGGTTTGGGCAGGACAGCTTCCCCCTCACGCCCACCCCGCTGCCCAGCCTGGGGGAGCCTTCAGACAAGCCCGAGCCCGCCTGCCACCTTGGCAGGAGCCTGGTCCCCTCTGGGGGCCTCCTCAGGGGGCCGGGCCacgggcaggaggcaggcaggagcTGAAGCGCGAGCCCTGGGGCTCTGCAGGCcaagccaggtgaagtgttgggGGCCAGGAGAAGGTGCCAGAGCCCTGGGGAGCgatggggagggtggtggggccGTGCCCCCTCCCCGCAACGACtttgcccctgctctctctctctccccacaccgCACCGCCTCCAGGGCTAGCCTGGGTCTCAGCCCTGCATGCCACCTGGTGTCTTGTCCTCTTGACTTTTCTTCGAAAAATGTGGGTGTGCTGCAAGGGGGAGCCCAGGCAGGGAAGGAAATGACTCACGGTGGTCTAGCTCAGTGCTGACTGCGCCCACATCATCCTGAGCCACAATTCAAACCCAGATTCTTCAAGGACGAAGAGTTAGTTGCCTTTCCGTCCTCCGTCCGCCTCCTCCACTTCGTTCGTTGCCCTCACTGACCAGCCCACCCTGGGGCGGGCTTCCAGCTGACTCAGTGGTGTGTGGGGGCCAGCGGGGGAGGGGGCCAGCGCTGCCAACTCACTGACTGGCAAGACGATGCATCGTCCCTGAAAGCTGGCATCCTGCCTGGGATCAGAGGAGAgcagaaagaggggtgcctgccTGCCCACATccgctccctctgctgccccctttCCCGCCGCTCCTACCTTGAGGTCCATGGAACCTAGGCTGCTGGTGTTTGGAGGTTTGCCGGGACAGGGCCCGGAGAGCAGGTACAAATGCCGAGTGCCAGCTGGGCCCTCCTGacagccccttccccctcccaggcATGTCCACCATGCTGCCCCTGTGGCTCCTGGCATCCTTGCTGGCCGTGAGCCAGGCCCTGCCCTTCGAACAGAAGGGTTTCTGGGACTTCACCCTGGACGACGGGCTGCCCATGCTGAATGATGAGGAGGCTTCAGGTGCTGAGACCACGTCAGGGGTCCCGGACCTGGACTCCCTCACGCCCACCTTCAGCGCCATGTGTCCCTTCGGCTGCCACTGCCACCTGCGGGTTGTTCAGTGCTCTGACCTGGGTCAGTCCCGGgaccggggggtgggggggacgggTGCATGAAGGCGCCGGTCCAGCCTGAATGCCCCACCGAGGAGACACGGGTCTGTCCTTCGGGAGGAGCCTGAGAGGGTGGGGTGGAATGGTGTCCAGCTGTCTGGCTGCAGGCGGTGGGGAGCGAGAAAAGCCTTCCTCTGTGGCAGAGTCCCTGCGTGCGTGGCCCCATGCTCAAAGTCACTCACGTGGGCGACGGTGGCCCTGGCCCCCAGGTCTGAAGGCTGTGCCCAAGGAGATCTCACCCGACACGACGCTGCTGGACCTGCAGAACAATGACATCTCCGAACTTCGCAGGGACGATTTCAAAGGCCTCCAGCACCTCTATGTAAGCCCAGCGCGGCCCCGAGGGGCTTCGAAGTGGTGGACCGTCTTCCCCTAACGAGTTGGGTGCTTGTGGGTGGGGGCCCGTGCAGTCCTGCGAGAAGTCTGCACAGCTGCAGGTCCCAGCTCGCCCGCGAGGATGTCTGCAGCCACAGCAGCCATAAGCCCAGGGCAGAATTGCTCACCCGGTTCCCTTTGCGGCTGAAAACTTTCCGTTGTATCAGGGCATCGCAGCGACCCGAGAAGGACAGATTTCGTCATAGCCAGGGTGCAAGTAGGgaagttgaggctcagagaagggggGTGCCATGCGAGGCAGGAATGGCACAGCCGGGCCTGGGGGACCTCCTCGAGGCTGCGCTGGCAGCCCCCACTGGTCCCCAGCCCAGGGTGGGTAGGCaagggagggagaaagtgaggaggGCGGGGCGTCGGGGGGGGGCGGGCACCTTCACTAGCCACATCCTCCCCGTCCCAGGCTCTCGTCCTGGTGAACAACAAGATCTCCAAGATCCACGAGAAGGCCTTCGCCCCCCTGCGGAAGCTGCAGAAGCTCTACATCTCCAAGAACCACCTGGTGGAGATCCCTCCCAACCTGCCCAGCTCCCTGGTGGAGCTCCGGATCCATGACAACCGCATCCGCAAGGTGCCCAAGGGCGTGTTCAGCGGACTGCGCCACATGAACTGCATAGGTgagtgaggcaggcagggggcgctCGCGACAGGGGCCTCTTGCAGCTGAGGAGGCTCAGTGCCCCGGGGAAGCCTGGTGGGCCTCACAGAACATTCTAGGAGCCTGCCCTGGGGCTGCCTCAGCAAGATGAAGAGATACCTGGGGAccatagagagagggaaggaaaagggccAGCCAGCCGGGGACCACCCGGGACCCAGCCAGAGGAGCTGAGCAggctggggtggagccccacctTGACCTCTGGCTCCCCTCCCTTTCCTAC
This region of Meles meles chromosome X, mMelMel3.1 paternal haplotype, whole genome shotgun sequence genomic DNA includes:
- the BGN gene encoding biglycan is translated as MSTMLPLWLLASLLAVSQALPFEQKGFWDFTLDDGLPMLNDEEASGAETTSGVPDLDSLTPTFSAMCPFGCHCHLRVVQCSDLGLKAVPKEISPDTTLLDLQNNDISELRRDDFKGLQHLYALVLVNNKISKIHEKAFAPLRKLQKLYISKNHLVEIPPNLPSSLVELRIHDNRIRKVPKGVFSGLRHMNCIEMGGNPLENSGFEPGAFDGLKLNYLRISEAKLTGIPKDLPETLNELHLDHNRIQAIELEDLLRYSKLYRLGLGHNQIRMIENGSLSFLPTLRELHLDNNKLSKVPSGLPDLKLLQVVYLHTNNITKVGVNDFCPVGFGVKRAYYNGISLFNNPVPYWEVQPATFRCVTDRLAIQFGNYKK